A stretch of the Planktothrix sp. FACHB-1365 genome encodes the following:
- a CDS encoding RodZ family helix-turn-helix domain-containing protein: MELNPVTGFGVTAPTTTEVSPDSLRSLVRQIEAELYCSEVYNIALKSLQKMLGQAASKAEIVIKAVGREAIQLALKQIAKQETAIICTTESPSVNESISVTAISSDYSSPSSVKQSPKKTKSTPPEVQISVVSPLGFIAGYQPPNTTSESSEETSTSSDISSGDNTSQVQSKRQPLTQAEINQKIHQKQKIYLQEIGEELRKARESYHLSLQQMHYFTLVPLHHLEALEQGELERLPEDIYIRGFICRVANALGLEGGKIAASFPCLEFSGQVGQYGSKVDVDSEFYLNSVHLYLGYAAILAGSMGGFAWLSQQSVPDVTLPPDIQNLLEQKSPQSHRQESSTPIPGRQSDHNQIQIGLDFSPPEMMDGVSA, from the coding sequence ATGGAACTAAATCCGGTAACAGGTTTTGGTGTGACAGCACCGACAACAACAGAGGTGTCTCCTGACAGTTTACGCTCTCTGGTGCGTCAAATTGAAGCAGAACTATATTGTAGTGAAGTTTATAATATTGCTTTAAAAAGCTTACAAAAAATGTTAGGACAAGCGGCTAGTAAAGCCGAAATTGTCATTAAAGCGGTGGGACGAGAAGCTATTCAACTCGCTTTAAAACAAATTGCGAAACAAGAAACAGCAATTATCTGTACAACAGAATCTCCTTCGGTGAATGAGTCTATTTCTGTTACCGCCATTTCCTCAGATTATTCCTCCCCATCATCGGTAAAACAAAGTCCAAAAAAAACAAAATCTACTCCTCCCGAAGTTCAGATTTCGGTTGTTTCTCCCCTCGGTTTTATTGCTGGATATCAACCCCCAAATACAACCTCTGAATCCTCAGAAGAAACCTCGACTTCATCTGATATTTCTTCCGGGGACAATACCTCGCAAGTCCAATCTAAACGTCAACCCCTGACTCAAGCTGAAATTAATCAGAAAATTCATCAAAAGCAAAAAATTTATTTACAAGAAATTGGGGAAGAATTGCGAAAAGCGAGAGAATCCTATCACCTGAGTTTACAACAAATGCACTATTTTACTTTAGTTCCCCTGCATCATTTAGAAGCTTTGGAACAGGGAGAACTTGAGCGTTTACCAGAAGATATTTATATTCGAGGGTTTATTTGTCGGGTAGCGAATGCTTTAGGATTAGAAGGTGGGAAAATAGCAGCGTCTTTTCCCTGTTTAGAATTTAGCGGACAGGTTGGACAATATGGGTCTAAAGTCGATGTTGATTCAGAATTTTATCTCAATTCAGTGCATTTATATTTAGGTTATGCCGCTATTTTAGCAGGTTCTATGGGGGGTTTTGCTTGGTTATCTCAACAAAGTGTTCCTGATGTAACCCTTCCCCCTGATATTCAAAATTTATTAGAACAAAAATCGCCCCAATCTCATCGACAAGAATCATCAACTCCTATACCAGGAAGGCAATCAGACCACAATCAAATTCAGATTGGATTAGATTTTTCTCCTCCTGAAATGATGGATGGTGTGAGCGCTTAG
- a CDS encoding DUF938 domain-containing protein: MNISNNSRQYAPATERNQQPILEVLKQILPATGTILEIASGTGQHAVFFAPQLQPRKWLPSEVNPMLRESILAWQTDCPSDNLFPPLELDVQKSTWLVEDPDLKLPFSLAEFPITAIVNINMIHISPWSACLGLMAGANRILPSGGILYLYGAYKQQGKHTAPSNEIFDTSLRLSNPEWGVRDLEAVVEIATLENLRLVGIIPMPANNLSVIFEKI; this comes from the coding sequence ATGAATATTTCCAACAACTCTCGCCAGTATGCTCCAGCAACAGAACGGAATCAACAACCGATTTTAGAGGTATTAAAGCAGATACTTCCAGCCACAGGAACAATTTTAGAAATTGCCAGTGGAACAGGACAACACGCTGTATTTTTTGCGCCTCAGTTGCAACCCCGCAAATGGCTACCTTCAGAAGTTAACCCTATGTTGCGAGAAAGTATTTTAGCTTGGCAAACTGATTGTCCCTCGGATAATTTATTCCCCCCTTTAGAATTAGATGTGCAGAAATCAACTTGGTTAGTTGAAGATCCCGATTTAAAATTGCCCTTTTCTTTGGCAGAATTCCCCATTACTGCTATTGTTAATATTAATATGATTCATATTTCCCCTTGGTCGGCTTGCTTGGGATTAATGGCAGGTGCAAATCGAATTTTGCCATCCGGGGGAATTTTATATTTATATGGGGCTTATAAACAACAGGGAAAACACACTGCACCCAGTAATGAAATCTTTGATACCTCGTTACGATTATCTAACCCAGAATGGGGAGTGAGAGATTTAGAAGCAGTTGTTGAAATAGCAACCTTAGAAAATTTACGGTTAGTAGGAATTATCCCCATGCCCGCTAATAATTTATCGGTGATTTTTGAGAAAATTTAG
- a CDS encoding DUF485 domain-containing protein, with product MDDRDKILTQLAEERWRVSLALTLAMMFIYFGFILLVAFNKSLMGSLIIPGLSWGILLGALVIISAWVLIYFYVSWTNNYYDRKIEDLIKD from the coding sequence ATGGACGACAGAGACAAAATATTAACTCAACTCGCCGAGGAACGATGGCGAGTATCTTTGGCTTTAACATTAGCCATGATGTTTATTTACTTCGGATTTATCTTATTAGTGGCCTTCAATAAGTCCTTAATGGGGTCTTTAATTATCCCCGGTTTAAGTTGGGGAATTTTGTTAGGAGCCTTAGTGATTATTTCAGCCTGGGTATTAATTTACTTCTACGTTAGCTGGACTAATAACTATTACGATCGCAAAATTGAAGACCTGATTAAGGATTAA
- a CDS encoding sodium/solute symporter (Members of the Solute:Sodium Symporter (SSS), TC 2.A.21 as described in tcdb.org, catalyze solute:Na+ symport. Known solutes for members of the family include sugars, amino acids, nucleosides, inositols, vitamins, urea or anions, depending on the system.), which produces MSTTLGQFNPVAIVFFLLFVVASLGITYWASSHTKSAAQFYTAGGQISGFQNGLALAGDFMSAASFLGIAGLVALNGFDGLIYSIGFLVGWPIVMFLIAEPLRNLGTYTFSDVVAYRMRQTPVRIASAIGTLSVVSFYLIAQMVGAGNLIKLLFGMEYELAVMIVGGVMLAYVIFGGMMATTWVQIIKAFLLLGGAILLTVLVLSKFGFNPFNLFAAAAQKYGPEVLAPGKQVANPLDAISLGMSLMFGTAGLPHILMRFYTVPDARAARKSVMYASWFIGFFYLLTFILGFGAMTLLGREQIQAIDKGGNMAAPMLAEVLGGNVLLGFIAAVSFATILAVVAGLTLSGAAALSHDLWVNVVRGGSADETEQLKVARAATMFLGALAIVLGIVFKGQNVAYMVGLAFAIAASGNFPALLMSILWRRFTTNGAVASMITGTLTSLFLIYLSPTIQIDLLKHTEAIFPLKNPGLITIPLSFAVGIIVSLLKSDRQAFTKFAEVEQLIHISDLQFPSTLPAKDIDVEL; this is translated from the coding sequence ATGTCAACTACTCTTGGACAATTTAACCCCGTCGCTATTGTATTTTTCCTGCTGTTTGTGGTTGCTTCTTTAGGGATTACTTATTGGGCTTCCTCCCACACAAAAAGCGCGGCACAATTTTACACCGCCGGCGGACAAATTAGTGGATTTCAAAACGGTTTAGCCCTCGCTGGCGATTTTATGAGTGCGGCGAGTTTTTTAGGAATAGCAGGTTTAGTCGCCCTGAATGGTTTTGATGGATTAATTTACTCCATTGGCTTTTTAGTTGGGTGGCCAATTGTGATGTTTTTAATTGCTGAACCCCTGCGAAATTTAGGCACCTATACCTTTTCCGATGTAGTTGCCTATCGGATGCGTCAAACCCCGGTGAGAATTGCCTCAGCTATTGGCACTTTATCAGTAGTTAGTTTCTACTTAATTGCCCAAATGGTCGGGGCAGGTAATTTAATTAAATTACTGTTTGGGATGGAATATGAATTAGCCGTGATGATTGTCGGCGGTGTCATGTTAGCCTACGTCATTTTTGGCGGCATGATGGCAACCACCTGGGTACAAATTATCAAGGCTTTTTTGTTATTGGGGGGTGCGATATTATTAACCGTTTTGGTCTTATCAAAATTTGGTTTTAATCCCTTCAATTTATTTGCCGCCGCTGCCCAAAAATATGGGCCGGAAGTATTAGCTCCAGGGAAACAAGTTGCTAATCCTTTAGATGCCATTTCTTTAGGGATGTCTTTAATGTTTGGGACGGCTGGACTCCCGCATATTTTAATGCGTTTCTATACCGTACCCGATGCCAGAGCCGCGCGGAAATCCGTGATGTATGCCAGTTGGTTTATTGGCTTCTTTTATCTGCTAACCTTTATCCTCGGTTTTGGGGCGATGACCTTATTAGGTCGAGAACAAATTCAAGCCATTGATAAAGGGGGAAATATGGCAGCCCCGATGTTAGCAGAAGTTTTAGGAGGGAACGTTTTATTAGGGTTTATTGCGGCGGTTTCTTTTGCCACCATTTTAGCAGTTGTGGCGGGATTAACCCTTTCCGGTGCGGCAGCTTTATCCCATGATTTATGGGTGAATGTGGTGCGCGGAGGTTCGGCGGATGAAACCGAACAATTGAAAGTTGCTAGGGCCGCCACGATGTTTTTAGGGGCTTTAGCAATTGTTTTGGGAATCGTTTTTAAAGGACAAAATGTTGCCTATATGGTGGGTTTAGCCTTTGCGATCGCAGCGAGTGGTAATTTCCCGGCTTTATTGATGTCAATTTTATGGCGACGATTTACCACAAATGGTGCGGTTGCGAGTATGATTACCGGAACACTGACTTCTTTGTTTTTGATTTATTTGTCTCCCACCATTCAAATCGATTTACTCAAACATACAGAAGCCATTTTTCCGCTTAAAAACCCGGGTTTAATCACCATTCCGTTATCATTTGCCGTAGGAATTATTGTTTCTTTGCTAAAAAGCGATCGCCAAGCTTTTACCAAATTTGCAGAAGTTGAGCAATTGATTCATATTAGCGATTTACAATTTCCCTCTACCTTACCCGCCAAGGATATCGATGTAGAATTGTAA
- a CDS encoding AAA family ATPase: MQITSIKIKNYRVFEDLRVENIPPFCVLIGANGTGKSTLFDIFGFLQDALKNNIRQALQIRGGYREVVTRGKEKEDIKIELQFQMNLLGKKRLFTYILIIGQENRKPVIQREILLYERGEYGSPYKLLNFSKGKGYAITNEENFSQPDEELQREEQQLQSNDILAIKGLGQFQRFQAASAFRSLIENWHVCDFHISRSWGSKDSLYAEHLSPTGDNLAIVAQYLYQEYPKIFQTILTKMKERVPGISTVEAKNTEDGRLILKFQDEAFKDPFIDRYVSDGTMKMFAYLILLFDPKPHPLLCVEEPENHLYPTLLTELAEEFASYANRGGQVFVSTHSPDFLNAVSLDSIFWLIKEKGITKMSKASDHEILRKLVAEGDLPGYLWNQGWFKGVAPS, encoded by the coding sequence ATGCAAATTACCAGTATCAAAATTAAAAACTATCGAGTTTTTGAAGATTTGAGAGTCGAGAATATCCCCCCTTTTTGTGTATTAATCGGTGCTAATGGTACCGGTAAATCAACTTTGTTTGATATTTTTGGTTTTTTGCAAGATGCTTTAAAAAATAACATTCGTCAAGCTCTCCAAATTCGAGGCGGTTACAGAGAAGTTGTTACCAGAGGCAAAGAAAAAGAAGATATAAAAATAGAGCTACAATTTCAGATGAATCTTTTAGGTAAAAAACGACTTTTTACTTATATATTGATTATTGGACAAGAAAATCGAAAACCCGTGATCCAAAGAGAAATATTGCTTTATGAACGCGGTGAATATGGCTCTCCCTATAAGTTACTTAATTTTAGTAAAGGTAAAGGTTATGCGATCACCAATGAAGAAAATTTTAGTCAACCCGATGAAGAATTACAAAGAGAAGAACAACAACTACAATCCAATGATATTTTAGCTATTAAAGGATTAGGACAATTTCAACGTTTTCAAGCCGCTAGTGCTTTTCGTTCCCTGATCGAAAATTGGCACGTTTGCGACTTCCATATTAGCAGATCATGGGGCAGTAAAGATTCACTTTATGCTGAACATCTTTCTCCCACTGGGGATAATCTAGCGATAGTTGCACAATATCTCTATCAAGAATATCCTAAAATTTTCCAAACCATTTTAACCAAAATGAAAGAAAGAGTCCCCGGCATTTCTACAGTAGAAGCAAAAAATACAGAAGACGGTAGATTAATTTTAAAATTTCAAGATGAAGCATTTAAAGATCCATTTATTGATCGTTATGTATCTGATGGCACAATGAAAATGTTTGCCTATTTAATTTTACTTTTTGATCCTAAACCTCACCCTTTACTTTGCGTTGAAGAACCAGAAAACCATTTATATCCCACTCTTTTAACCGAACTTGCTGAAGAATTTGCGAGTTATGCGAATAGAGGAGGACAAGTTTTTGTTTCTACCCATTCCCCTGACTTTTTAAATGCCGTTTCTTTAGACAGTATATTTTGGCTAATCAAAGAAAAAGGGATCACTAAAATGTCTAAAGCCTCAGATCACGAAATCCTCAGAAAATTAGTAGCAGAAGGAGATTTACCTGGCTATTTATGGAATCAAGGTTGGTTTAAAGGAGTTGCACCTTCATGA
- a CDS encoding DUF4276 family protein translates to MSYDLIFLLEEPSLKNVLEEILPKIIPEQISFICIAHQGKQDLAKSIPIKIRAFNNISPNTQFIIVHDQDSHDCQKLKAELLQICQTAGQNTPMIRIICHELESWFLGDLVAVEKAYNLKPNSLSQQQNKRKYRNPDQLNCAKQELKNLVPEYYSATHSKQIAPYLSLTDNKSKSFQVFMQGIKMLLETQIIRTQKSM, encoded by the coding sequence ATGAGTTATGACTTAATTTTTTTATTAGAAGAACCTTCGCTGAAAAATGTTTTAGAAGAAATCTTACCAAAAATCATTCCTGAGCAAATTTCATTTATTTGTATTGCTCATCAAGGTAAACAAGACTTAGCTAAATCTATTCCTATTAAAATTAGAGCTTTCAATAATATTAGCCCCAATACTCAATTTATCATAGTTCATGACCAAGATTCTCATGATTGCCAAAAACTTAAGGCTGAATTGTTACAAATTTGTCAAACGGCTGGACAAAATACCCCAATGATTAGGATTATTTGTCATGAACTAGAATCATGGTTTTTAGGCGATTTAGTGGCGGTAGAAAAAGCCTATAATCTTAAACCTAATAGTTTGAGTCAACAACAAAATAAGAGAAAATACCGTAATCCTGATCAACTTAACTGTGCTAAACAGGAACTCAAAAATTTAGTCCCAGAATATTACTCAGCTACTCACTCAAAACAAATCGCTCCTTATCTATCTCTAACCGATAATAAATCTAAAAGTTTTCAGGTTTTTATGCAAGGCATCAAAATGTTATTAGAAACCCAAATTATCAGAACACAAAAAAGTATGTGA
- a CDS encoding EAL domain-containing protein translates to MRLSPALLTSLIVTLFVVGCQKLGGLESFELRMFDAFVCLRPIPEPDPNLLIVAITEEDIQSQKKWPLTDQVLAQVFAKLQQHQPDVIGLDLYRDLPQEPGGKELLKQLKADNVIVITKIGNSKNPSVPPPPGIERERIGFNDLVLDADGVVRRQLLFASGQDDQTVFAFSLQMALTYLKNHGIEPKNNSRHREYMELGKTTFFALKSGDGGYGNIDDRGYQILLNYRAPEVARIVSITEVLSNQVNPDWVKNKVILIGTTAPSIPDAFLTPYSIKAAENFKMPGVLIHGQMVSQIINAALNNPSQKPYLILGSQILVPRSNLFVFLPQYLEIVWIGIWAMVGGISMWRIRHPLHQGLALMGGILSLLGTSYGLFLLNAWVPIIAPLFSLFLAGTGIIAYKQIHNSLHDSLTQLPNRTLFLDRVGWAISKTKQSQSQCAVLFLNIDRFKRINDSLGYQAGNQLLIEMVERMKICLRNQDLIARLGGDEFAILIEQLKPPQNAVFVAERIHNALLSPFQLNHHDIFMSLSIGIALSETAENRAEYLLRNAHTAMYRARSLGKGMIQVFEQTMHVNGIEQLKLETSLRLALERQEFVLYYQPVVSLNSGQIVGFEALIRWQHPEEGLITPEGFIAVAKETGLIVPMGKWAIQEACYQLKLWQEQFHWQPELILGVNLSARQFVQQDLIEQIQEIIQQSQINPTGLRLEITESVIMDDVDATINLLKKLKSLGLKLSIDDFGTGFSSLSYLPRFPIDTIKIDRSFVGQMEVDEGGENLAIVRTIIRLAHALNKDVVAEGVETAYQLAQLRSLGCEYAQGYFFLKPVPADIVTAFVESHPQWDSNHQDS, encoded by the coding sequence GTGCGGTTATCCCCAGCTTTATTAACCAGTTTAATTGTCACCTTGTTTGTGGTGGGATGTCAAAAATTAGGAGGGTTAGAATCCTTTGAATTAAGGATGTTTGATGCCTTCGTTTGTTTGCGACCCATTCCCGAACCCGACCCTAATTTATTAATTGTTGCGATTACCGAAGAGGATATTCAATCTCAAAAAAAATGGCCTCTTACAGATCAAGTTTTAGCACAGGTTTTTGCCAAACTTCAGCAACATCAACCTGATGTTATTGGGTTAGATTTATATCGAGATTTACCGCAAGAACCGGGGGGTAAAGAGTTATTAAAGCAGTTAAAAGCGGATAATGTAATTGTGATTACGAAAATCGGAAATTCTAAAAATCCGAGTGTTCCACCTCCCCCAGGAATTGAGCGAGAACGGATTGGATTTAATGATTTAGTTTTAGATGCTGATGGGGTGGTGCGTCGGCAATTATTATTTGCCAGTGGTCAAGATGATCAAACAGTTTTTGCCTTTTCTTTACAGATGGCTTTAACTTACTTAAAAAATCATGGAATTGAACCTAAAAATAATAGCCGTCATCGTGAATATATGGAACTGGGAAAAACGACATTTTTTGCTTTGAAATCAGGAGATGGAGGTTATGGAAATATTGATGATCGAGGTTATCAAATCCTGCTGAATTATCGAGCTCCAGAAGTTGCCCGCATTGTGAGTATCACTGAAGTTTTATCAAATCAAGTTAACCCAGATTGGGTTAAAAATAAAGTCATTTTAATTGGAACAACAGCCCCTAGTATTCCCGATGCTTTTTTAACGCCTTATAGTATTAAAGCTGCCGAGAATTTTAAAATGCCTGGGGTATTAATTCATGGTCAAATGGTGAGCCAGATTATTAATGCTGCCTTGAATAATCCCTCTCAAAAACCTTATTTAATTCTAGGTTCTCAAATTCTCGTTCCCCGTTCTAATTTATTTGTATTCTTACCTCAATATTTAGAAATAGTATGGATTGGAATTTGGGCAATGGTGGGCGGAATATCCATGTGGCGGATTCGTCATCCTCTCCATCAAGGGTTAGCTTTAATGGGGGGAATTTTGAGTTTATTGGGAACCAGCTACGGACTGTTTTTATTAAATGCTTGGGTTCCTATTATTGCTCCTCTTTTTTCCTTATTTTTAGCGGGAACTGGAATTATTGCCTATAAACAAATTCACAATTCTTTGCATGATTCTTTAACCCAACTCCCCAACCGTACCTTATTTTTAGACCGAGTGGGATGGGCGATTTCAAAAACAAAACAGTCTCAATCTCAATGTGCTGTTCTATTTTTAAATATTGATCGATTTAAGCGAATTAACGATAGTTTAGGATATCAAGCGGGAAATCAACTCTTAATTGAAATGGTAGAACGGATGAAAATTTGTTTGAGAAATCAAGATCTGATTGCTCGTTTAGGAGGAGATGAATTTGCCATTTTAATTGAACAATTAAAACCTCCTCAAAATGCAGTATTTGTAGCCGAACGTATTCACAACGCCTTGCTCTCTCCGTTTCAATTAAATCATCATGATATCTTCATGAGCTTAAGCATTGGCATTGCTTTAAGTGAAACGGCTGAAAATAGGGCAGAGTATTTATTAAGAAATGCCCATACTGCGATGTATCGTGCTAGAAGTTTAGGCAAAGGTATGATTCAAGTTTTTGAACAGACCATGCACGTTAATGGAATTGAACAGTTAAAATTAGAAACCAGTTTAAGATTAGCCTTAGAACGTCAAGAATTTGTTTTATATTATCAACCCGTTGTTTCCTTAAATTCAGGACAAATTGTTGGGTTTGAAGCTTTAATTCGTTGGCAACATCCCGAAGAAGGATTAATCACCCCAGAAGGGTTTATAGCAGTTGCAAAAGAGACAGGATTAATTGTCCCGATGGGGAAATGGGCAATTCAAGAAGCCTGTTATCAATTAAAACTATGGCAAGAGCAATTTCATTGGCAACCTGAATTAATTTTAGGGGTTAATTTATCGGCTAGACAGTTTGTTCAACAAGATTTAATTGAACAAATTCAAGAGATTATTCAACAATCTCAAATTAATCCCACTGGATTAAGATTGGAAATTACAGAAAGTGTGATTATGGATGATGTAGATGCTACCATTAATCTATTAAAAAAATTAAAGTCTTTAGGATTAAAATTGAGTATTGATGATTTTGGAACCGGGTTTTCTTCCTTAAGTTATTTACCTCGATTTCCCATTGATACAATTAAAATTGATCGCTCTTTTGTTGGACAAATGGAAGTGGATGAAGGCGGAGAAAATTTAGCCATTGTTCGCACGATTATTCGGTTAGCTCATGCGTTAAATAAAGATGTTGTGGCTGAAGGAGTAGAAACCGCTTATCAACTGGCACAATTACGTTCCCTCGGTTGTGAATATGCTCAAGGGTATTTCTTTCTTAAACCTGTTCCTGCCGATATTGTGACCGCTTTTGTAGAGTCTCATCCTCAATGGGATAGCAACCATCAAGACAGTTAG
- the dapB gene encoding 4-hydroxy-tetrahydrodipicolinate reductase → MTNSLPIPVIVNGAGGKMGREVIKAVAASPDMTLLGAIDHNPAYLEQDAGTLAGIDPLEVPIMNDREGLLAMAAQEKQLGVMVDFTHPDSVYDNIRAAIAYGVRPVVGTTGLSPTQIQELAEFADKASTGCLLIPNFSIGMVLLQQAAISASRYFDHVEIIELHHNQKADAPSGTAVQTAQLLAELGKTYNVPLVKETEKLTGARGAEAGEGIRIHSVRLPGLIAHQEVIFGAAGQIYTLRHDTSDRSCYMPGVLLAIRKVVQLKTFVYGLEKIL, encoded by the coding sequence ATGACTAATTCACTTCCGATTCCTGTGATTGTTAATGGTGCTGGTGGAAAAATGGGCCGCGAGGTGATTAAAGCGGTGGCGGCTTCCCCTGATATGACCTTGTTAGGGGCGATTGATCATAACCCCGCTTATCTCGAACAAGATGCTGGAACTTTAGCGGGGATTGATCCCTTGGAAGTTCCGATTATGAATGATCGCGAAGGACTTTTAGCCATGGCCGCCCAGGAAAAACAACTGGGGGTCATGGTGGATTTTACCCATCCTGATTCAGTGTATGACAATATTCGGGCTGCGATCGCCTATGGAGTGCGTCCGGTTGTGGGAACAACGGGGTTAAGTCCGACCCAAATTCAGGAATTAGCGGAATTTGCTGATAAAGCCAGTACCGGTTGTTTACTCATTCCCAATTTTTCCATTGGAATGGTATTGTTACAACAGGCAGCAATCTCAGCATCTCGCTATTTTGATCACGTTGAAATTATTGAATTACATCATAATCAAAAAGCCGATGCACCCAGTGGAACAGCAGTACAAACGGCGCAATTATTAGCAGAATTAGGGAAAACTTATAATGTTCCCTTAGTTAAAGAAACGGAAAAATTAACCGGAGCCAGAGGAGCCGAAGCCGGAGAAGGAATTCGGATTCATAGTGTCCGTTTACCGGGGTTAATTGCTCATCAAGAAGTGATTTTTGGGGCGGCGGGTCAAATTTATACCTTGCGTCATGATACCAGCGATCGCTCTTGTTATATGCCCGGAGTTCTCTTAGCCATTCGCAAAGTTGTACAACTCAAAACCTTTGTTTATGGGCTAGAAAAAATTTTATAA
- a CDS encoding phosphate ABC transporter permease: MLVPITRQTFEDLIPAAATGEQYKYCWGKPRDFLKRLLVSAVCLAVWIFLEYNVEGDALKILVLIAGIISCLYWLWMPVWEASWRNAKYRKYPYAGFLQGEILDFYISEAVTEQQESVNKRGELIIIENLERRINVEVGDETGFTTLIQAPLNRNHKRLRRGQVAQMVVMSYLDDLSEINEVSDIYIPSQNLWVSDYPYVRRDIFQEISRRFQSRRAPKKAPPSSKTSAIERYDPTNRYQQRYDDSEP; this comes from the coding sequence ATGCTTGTTCCTATAACTCGTCAAACTTTTGAAGACTTAATTCCAGCCGCTGCGACGGGTGAACAGTACAAATATTGTTGGGGAAAACCCAGAGATTTTCTAAAACGATTATTAGTTTCTGCGGTTTGTTTAGCCGTTTGGATTTTTCTGGAATATAACGTCGAAGGTGATGCGCTGAAAATCCTAGTGTTAATTGCTGGAATTATCTCCTGTTTATATTGGTTATGGATGCCTGTTTGGGAAGCGAGTTGGCGGAATGCTAAATATCGAAAATATCCCTATGCTGGATTTTTACAGGGAGAAATTCTCGATTTTTATATTAGTGAAGCCGTGACGGAACAACAGGAATCGGTCAATAAACGGGGAGAATTGATTATTATTGAAAACTTAGAACGCCGAATTAATGTTGAAGTCGGGGATGAAACCGGGTTTACAACCTTAATTCAAGCGCCTTTAAATCGCAATCACAAACGGTTGCGTCGGGGTCAAGTTGCCCAAATGGTGGTCATGTCTTATTTAGATGATTTAAGCGAAATTAATGAAGTTTCTGATATCTATATTCCCAGCCAAAATCTTTGGGTAAGTGACTATCCTTATGTCCGTCGAGATATTTTTCAAGAAATTAGTCGCCGTTTCCAATCTCGTCGTGCCCCGAAAAAAGCACCTCCTTCCTCTAAAACGTCCGCTATTGAACGCTATGATCCAACGAACCGTTATCAGCAAAGGTATGATGATTCAGAACCCTAA
- the hisH gene encoding imidazole glycerol phosphate synthase subunit HisH — MSVIAVIDYDMGNLHSVCKGLEKAGAHPHVTDSATEIKHADAVVLPGVGSFDPAMQHLRSRYLVEPIQDVIDSGVPFLGICLGLQILFESSEEGQEPGLGIFPGTVRRFKSEPGLTIPHMGWNQLCLTQPNLPLWKTIGSEPWVYFVHSYYVDPTDQNLTAATIQHGSQIVTAAIGQNNLMAVQFHPEKSSTAGLKILDNFVELVQNQTLPLVGSSIPPKI; from the coding sequence ATGTCTGTGATCGCCGTTATTGACTACGATATGGGGAATTTGCACTCCGTTTGTAAAGGCTTGGAAAAAGCGGGTGCACACCCCCACGTCACTGACTCAGCAACAGAAATTAAACACGCAGATGCAGTTGTCTTACCCGGAGTGGGTTCCTTTGACCCCGCCATGCAACATTTGCGATCGCGTTACTTAGTAGAACCCATTCAAGATGTGATTGATTCGGGTGTTCCGTTTTTAGGGATTTGTTTAGGCTTACAAATTCTGTTTGAATCTTCAGAAGAAGGTCAAGAACCCGGTTTAGGAATATTCCCTGGAACAGTGCGACGCTTCAAGTCAGAACCGGGATTAACCATTCCCCACATGGGTTGGAATCAACTGTGTTTAACACAACCGAATTTACCGTTGTGGAAAACCATTGGTTCAGAACCTTGGGTTTATTTTGTTCATTCTTATTATGTTGATCCCACAGATCAGAATTTAACCGCCGCCACCATTCAACATGGGAGTCAAATTGTCACGGCGGCTATTGGTCAAAATAACCTCATGGCGGTACAATTTCACCCCGAAAAATCCTCAACTGCTGGACTTAAAATTTTAGATAATTTTGTTGAATTAGTTCAGAATCAAACTTTACCTTTAGTGGGGAGTTCTATACCCCCTAAAATTTAA